Proteins encoded together in one Bacteroides ovatus window:
- a CDS encoding BT_3987 domain-containing protein, with amino-acid sequence MRLKNIIWKTVVMSLMASPLCISCDDDDEVTMNSKFYLSTKVFPVDSYEASLSVILKDNSVVVNELQPNYRFVACATERLSKDVKITADSDDNLVSAYNKANDTEYNILPAENYSFTNKTVTIENGESVSGDSIKIELLNVGSLTTEGGYLLPVTISSIEGNNLDALSSNRGVVYLKIQNIHVNVESGQPAEGTLIADRSGWTVKVAPTTRGDAKNLIDGTNSDVARDGGAEYWLTVDIGKVQTLTGIRNKCYASSYSPTAVEVFTSSDGAKWKSIGAVTISKSGTQYIKFSKAVETRYLKYYVKQGPNTVSLTEFDLYAK; translated from the coding sequence ATGAGATTGAAAAATATAATATGGAAAACAGTAGTGATGTCATTAATGGCATCACCACTGTGCATCTCTTGTGACGATGATGACGAAGTTACTATGAATTCTAAGTTTTATCTTTCTACGAAAGTTTTTCCGGTAGATTCTTATGAAGCATCGTTGTCAGTGATTTTGAAAGATAATTCAGTGGTCGTAAATGAGTTACAACCTAATTATCGGTTTGTTGCATGTGCCACGGAGAGATTATCGAAAGATGTGAAAATAACAGCCGATAGTGATGATAATCTAGTAAGTGCTTACAATAAAGCTAATGATACGGAATATAACATATTACCTGCTGAAAATTATTCTTTCACCAATAAAACTGTTACTATTGAAAATGGAGAAAGTGTATCTGGAGATTCTATAAAAATAGAGCTATTAAATGTAGGATCGTTGACTACAGAAGGGGGATATTTGTTGCCAGTTACCATATCTTCTATAGAAGGTAATAACTTAGATGCACTTAGCTCTAACAGAGGAGTAGTTTATCTGAAAATTCAAAATATTCATGTCAATGTAGAGTCCGGGCAACCGGCTGAAGGTACTTTGATTGCCGATCGTTCTGGCTGGACTGTAAAAGTTGCCCCGACGACTCGTGGAGATGCTAAAAATCTAATTGATGGAACAAATTCTGATGTAGCTCGTGATGGAGGAGCAGAATATTGGTTAACTGTGGATATAGGTAAGGTGCAGACATTAACAGGAATAAGAAATAAGTGTTATGCTAGTAGTTATTCACCGACTGCAGTAGAAGTATTTACTTCGAGTGATGGAGCAAAATGGAAATCTATTGGTGCTGTAACTATTTCAAAGAGTGGCACACAATATATTAAGTTTTCGAAAGCCGTTGAAACGCGTTATTTAAAGTATTATGTGAAACAAGGTCCCAATACGGTCAGCCTTACGGAATTTGACCTATATGCGAAATAA
- a CDS encoding 1,4-beta-mannosyl-N-acetylglucosamine phosphorylase: MNKIQIPWEDRPVGCTDVMWRYSQNPVIGRYHIPSSNSIFNSAVVPFEDGFAGVFRCDNKAVQMNIFAGFSKDGIHWDINHEPIQFKAGNTEMIESEYKYDPRVTWIEDRYWVTWCNGYHGPTIGIAYTFDFKEFFQCENAFLPFNRNGVLFPQKIDGKYAMLSRPSDNGHTPFGDIYISYSPDMKYWGEHRCVMKVTPFPESAWQCTKIGAGSVPFLTDEGWLLFYHGVITTCNGFRYAMGAAILDKDHPEKVLYRTREYLIGPAAPYELQGDVPNVVFPCAALQDGERVAVYYGAADTVVGMAFGYIKEIIDFTKRTSII; encoded by the coding sequence ATGAATAAAATTCAAATTCCTTGGGAAGATCGTCCTGTCGGATGTACGGACGTTATGTGGCGTTACTCACAAAATCCAGTTATCGGACGTTATCATATTCCTTCATCTAATAGTATTTTCAATAGTGCAGTTGTTCCTTTTGAGGATGGTTTTGCAGGCGTATTCCGTTGTGATAACAAAGCTGTACAGATGAATATCTTTGCAGGTTTTAGTAAGGACGGAATTCATTGGGATATCAATCATGAACCTATTCAGTTTAAAGCAGGTAACACGGAAATGATCGAGTCGGAATATAAATACGACCCTCGTGTTACATGGATTGAAGACCGCTATTGGGTGACTTGGTGTAATGGTTATCATGGCCCTACGATTGGTATTGCCTATACTTTTGACTTTAAGGAGTTTTTCCAGTGCGAAAATGCTTTCTTGCCTTTCAATCGTAATGGTGTACTTTTTCCGCAGAAGATCGATGGCAAGTATGCGATGTTGAGTCGTCCCAGTGATAATGGACATACTCCGTTTGGCGATATATACATCAGCTATAGCCCGGATATGAAATATTGGGGTGAACACCGCTGTGTAATGAAAGTGACTCCTTTCCCGGAAAGCGCTTGGCAGTGTACAAAGATTGGTGCAGGTTCAGTTCCTTTCCTTACAGATGAAGGCTGGTTGCTGTTCTATCACGGTGTAATCACTACTTGTAATGGTTTCCGTTACGCTATGGGAGCTGCCATATTGGATAAAGATCATCCGGAAAAAGTTCTTTACCGTACACGTGAATATCTGATTGGGCCGGCTGCTCCTTACGAACTTCAGGGTGACGTTCCTAATGTAGTATTCCCCTGTGCTGCTTTGCAAGATGGTGAACGTGTTGCTGTTTATTATGGTGCGGCAGATACTGTGGTAGGTATGGCCTTCGGATATATAAAAGAGATTATCGATTTTACGAAACGAACGAGTATCATTTAA
- a CDS encoding IS1182-like element ISBf3 family transposase has protein sequence MAKLHFRPYIPNQTVLFPQRIDENIVATDPVRIVNAVIDNLNLESFKKLYKETGRCPYHPKMMLKVIIYAYMNNIYSCRKIEKHLLRDIHYIWLAGNEHPDFITINRFRNRVKEEINNVFTQLVLVLADKGFISLDVEYIDGTKIESKANKYTFVWRKTVERNRTRLMDKIRILLEQVDEAIAQENSIKDTSVEFTPCRLSDIVDELKEALERQPATKDKEEKKALRKKKKQVMELEGYRDKLIEYDNHLDTLGERNSYSKTDPGATFMRMKEDAMKNGQTKPGYNLQIGTENQFITDFRLFPNPTDTLTLIPFFHSFQYRYNRLPNICVADSGYGSEENYRFMQENGIEAFIKYNYFHKEQRPRYTPNPFHAESLHNNAQEDYYVCPMGQHMNRIGTKRDKTASGYIIESARYKAKRCEGCPLRGSCFKARGNRIIEVNHRLNQYKRQARERLLSEEGIKHRGRRCIEPEAVFGQMKYNMAYRRFRHVGEDKVTMDFAFFAIAFNIKKMCAKLIKEGKGLITVAKYMFMGLFITRYNWNIATCCQMHEEKAA, from the coding sequence ATGGCAAAGTTACATTTTCGTCCTTACATTCCCAACCAAACCGTTCTTTTTCCACAAAGAATTGATGAAAACATAGTTGCGACCGACCCGGTCCGCATCGTGAATGCTGTTATTGACAATCTCAATCTTGAGAGTTTCAAGAAGCTTTATAAGGAAACGGGCCGTTGTCCTTATCATCCTAAAATGATGCTTAAGGTGATAATCTACGCCTACATGAATAATATCTATTCTTGCCGTAAAATAGAGAAGCACCTCCTTCGTGACATTCATTATATTTGGCTTGCCGGTAATGAGCATCCGGATTTTATCACGATCAACCGTTTTCGTAACCGTGTAAAGGAGGAAATAAATAATGTATTTACCCAGTTGGTTCTTGTCCTTGCCGATAAAGGTTTCATCAGCCTTGATGTGGAGTATATCGACGGCACCAAGATTGAATCCAAAGCCAACAAATATACTTTTGTCTGGCGCAAGACAGTCGAACGGAACCGTACGAGACTAATGGATAAAATCCGTATTCTCTTGGAACAGGTGGATGAAGCCATTGCACAGGAGAACTCTATAAAAGACACATCCGTGGAGTTTACTCCCTGCAGGCTCTCTGACATAGTGGATGAACTTAAAGAAGCCCTGGAACGCCAGCCTGCAACAAAGGATAAGGAAGAAAAGAAAGCCCTGCGCAAAAAGAAGAAGCAGGTCATGGAACTTGAAGGGTATCGTGACAAGCTGATAGAATACGACAATCACCTTGATACCCTTGGAGAACGTAACTCCTATTCCAAGACCGATCCTGGTGCCACATTCATGCGCATGAAAGAAGATGCCATGAAGAACGGGCAGACCAAACCCGGATATAATCTGCAAATAGGTACTGAAAACCAATTCATCACAGACTTCCGTCTGTTTCCCAACCCTACCGATACACTGACCCTCATACCTTTTTTCCACTCTTTCCAGTACCGCTATAACCGTTTACCGAATATCTGTGTGGCAGACTCCGGTTACGGTTCGGAAGAAAATTACCGGTTCATGCAGGAGAATGGGATAGAAGCCTTCATCAAGTACAATTACTTCCATAAAGAACAGCGTCCTCGTTATACTCCCAACCCATTCCATGCCGAAAGTCTCCATAACAATGCCCAAGAGGATTATTACGTTTGTCCTATGGGACAGCACATGAACCGTATAGGAACCAAACGTGACAAGACAGCGAGCGGATACATCATCGAAAGTGCCCGGTATAAAGCAAAAAGATGCGAAGGTTGCCCTTTGCGTGGCAGTTGTTTTAAAGCTCGGGGGAACCGTATTATAGAAGTCAACCACCGATTAAATCAATACAAACGGCAGGCACGGGAAAGGTTGCTCTCAGAAGAAGGTATCAAGCATAGAGGCAGGAGGTGTATAGAACCAGAGGCTGTGTTTGGACAAATGAAATACAACATGGCATACAGAAGATTCCGGCATGTGGGAGAAGACAAGGTTACAATGGACTTTGCTTTCTTTGCTATAGCTTTTAATATCAAAAAAATGTGTGCTAAACTGATAAAAGAAGGAAAGGGGCTCATTACAGTTGCCAAATATATGTTTATGGGACTATTTATAACCCGATATAATTGGAATATAGCAACTTGTTGCCAAATGCATGAGGAAAAAGCAGCATAG
- a CDS encoding DUF4838 domain-containing protein: MKLSIILRFCLWFMGISMAFPSLSQTMLVTNGNTSSRIILKENNQISWTAANLLQTFIQKVTSCKLPVVISQTPRKGDILIGGQSPAEVTEDGFSISTQDGILKISGKENGVVYGVVTLLEQYLGIDYWGENEYSLTPSKTVNLPLINKVENPGFRYRQTQCYAIHTDSIYKWWNRLEEPNEVFAAGYWVHTFDKLLPSSIYGKEHPEYYSYFKGKRHPGKASQWCLSNPEVFEIVAQRVDSIFKANPDKHIMSVSQNDGNYTNCTCDACKAIDDYEGALSGSIITFLNKLAARFPDKEFSTLAYLYTMNPPKHVKPLPNVNIMLCDIDCDREVTLTENASGKEFVKAMEGWSKITNNIFVWDYGINFDNYLAPFPNFHILQDNIRLFKKNHATMHFSQIAGSRGGDFAELRAYLVSKLMWNPEVNVDSLMQHFLHGYYGEAAPYLYQYIKIMEGALIGSGQRLWIYDSPVSHKYGMLKPALMRRYNHLFDLAEKAVAAEPDFLKRVQRARLPIQYSELEIARTETEKDLVDINKKLDLFEERVKEFQVPTLNERSNSPVDYCKLYRERYMPQKERSLALGAKVTYLIPPTGKYAALGKNALVDGLFGGATFVDSWIGWEGTDGAFVIDLGETKEIQSVETDFLHQIGAWILFPLKVVYSYAEDGEHYTHWKTIDLPEERTGEVEFRGVKAESAEPIKTRYVKVEVTGTKECPTWHYGVGHPSWFFIDEVIIK; encoded by the coding sequence ATGAAATTATCTATTATTCTACGGTTCTGTTTATGGTTTATGGGAATTAGTATGGCGTTTCCGTCTCTCTCTCAAACTATGTTAGTAACTAATGGGAATACAAGTTCTAGGATCATTTTGAAAGAGAATAATCAAATATCGTGGACAGCTGCAAATTTGTTACAAACATTTATTCAAAAAGTAACCAGTTGTAAGCTGCCTGTTGTTATAAGTCAAACTCCTCGAAAAGGAGATATTCTCATTGGTGGTCAATCTCCAGCGGAAGTAACAGAGGATGGATTCTCTATTTCTACTCAAGATGGTATTCTAAAAATATCTGGTAAAGAAAACGGTGTTGTATATGGGGTTGTTACTTTATTAGAGCAATATTTGGGTATCGATTATTGGGGAGAGAATGAATATTCTCTTACCCCTTCAAAAACAGTGAACTTACCCTTAATTAATAAAGTCGAGAATCCGGGCTTTCGTTACCGTCAGACACAATGTTATGCTATCCATACAGACTCTATTTATAAGTGGTGGAATCGTTTAGAGGAACCGAATGAAGTGTTTGCTGCCGGTTATTGGGTGCATACTTTTGATAAGCTTCTGCCTTCATCCATTTATGGGAAAGAACATCCGGAATATTATTCTTACTTTAAAGGAAAACGCCACCCGGGAAAGGCCAGCCAGTGGTGTTTGAGTAATCCGGAGGTTTTTGAGATTGTTGCTCAACGTGTTGATTCTATTTTCAAAGCAAATCCAGATAAACATATCATGTCTGTAAGTCAGAATGATGGTAATTATACAAATTGTACGTGTGATGCTTGTAAGGCAATTGATGATTATGAAGGAGCATTATCAGGAAGTATCATCACTTTTCTGAATAAGTTGGCTGCCCGTTTTCCGGATAAAGAATTTTCCACATTGGCTTATCTATATACGATGAATCCTCCGAAACATGTGAAACCTTTGCCGAATGTGAATATTATGTTATGTGATATTGACTGTGACCGTGAAGTAACTTTGACGGAGAATGCTTCGGGAAAAGAGTTTGTGAAAGCCATGGAAGGATGGTCTAAGATTACCAATAATATTTTCGTGTGGGATTACGGTATTAACTTTGATAATTATCTGGCTCCATTTCCTAATTTCCATATTTTACAGGACAATATCCGTCTTTTCAAAAAGAATCATGCCACCATGCATTTCTCTCAAATAGCAGGGAGCAGGGGAGGAGATTTTGCAGAACTTCGCGCTTATTTAGTGTCAAAGTTAATGTGGAATCCAGAAGTTAATGTAGACTCATTGATGCAACATTTTCTGCATGGATATTATGGGGAAGCAGCGCCATATCTTTATCAGTACATAAAGATAATGGAAGGCGCATTAATTGGTAGTGGACAGAGGTTGTGGATATATGATTCACCTGTATCACATAAATATGGCATGTTAAAGCCTGCTTTGATGCGTCGTTATAATCATTTATTTGATTTGGCTGAAAAGGCTGTTGCAGCAGAACCCGATTTCTTAAAACGAGTTCAACGGGCACGTCTGCCAATTCAGTATTCAGAACTGGAGATTGCACGAACAGAGACAGAAAAAGATTTGGTAGATATTAATAAGAAGTTAGACCTTTTTGAGGAACGCGTGAAAGAGTTTCAAGTTCCTACATTGAATGAGCGTTCCAATTCACCGGTAGACTATTGCAAATTGTATCGCGAACGTTACATGCCGCAGAAAGAAAGAAGTTTAGCTTTGGGTGCAAAAGTTACTTATCTAATTCCTCCTACCGGAAAATATGCGGCATTAGGAAAGAACGCATTGGTTGACGGTTTGTTTGGTGGAGCAACCTTTGTTGATAGCTGGATTGGTTGGGAAGGAACCGATGGTGCATTTGTTATAGATTTGGGCGAAACAAAAGAGATACAAAGTGTGGAAACAGATTTTCTTCATCAAATAGGGGCCTGGATTCTTTTTCCTCTAAAGGTGGTTTATTCATATGCTGAAGACGGTGAGCATTATACACATTGGAAAACGATTGATTTACCGGAAGAACGTACCGGTGAGGTAGAATTCCGTGGAGTCAAGGCTGAATCAGCCGAACCGATAAAAACTCGTTATGTGAAAGTAGAAGTCACTGGAACGAAAGAATGTCCGACTTGGCATTATGGTGTAGGTCATCCTTCGTGGTTCTTTATAGACGAAGTGATAATAAAATAA
- a CDS encoding MFS transporter: MQQNKTASQRKTINPACWVPTAYFAMGLPFIAINLVSVFMFKDLGISDTQIAFWTSLIMMPWTLKFLWSPFLEMYRTKKFFVLITELLSGVLFGVVAFSLFFDYFFAISISTMAVIAFSGATHDIACDGVYMAELNKEDQAKYIGVQGAFYNVAKLVANGGLVAMAGALAEHFGAIEGASIDANKGAYSSAWMIIFGVIAAIMVLIGIYHIKMLPSTQIPSTTKKTASEVGHELVAVIANFFTKKHILYYICFIILYRLAEGFIMKIAPLFLRASRDVGGLGLSLTEIGTLNGIFGSAAFVLGSLLAGIYVSKFGLKKTLFTLCCIFNLPFVAYTFLAVAQPTNVYLIGTCITMEYFGYGFGFVGLTLFMMQQIAPGKHQMSHYAFASGIMNLGVMFPGMVSGYLSDLLGYRNFFIYVLIATIPAFLITYFIPFTYDDSKNK, from the coding sequence ATGCAACAGAATAAAACTGCTTCTCAACGAAAAACTATTAACCCGGCTTGCTGGGTACCTACTGCTTATTTTGCAATGGGACTTCCCTTTATTGCTATTAATTTGGTTTCTGTTTTCATGTTTAAGGATCTTGGAATTTCGGATACGCAAATTGCATTCTGGACTTCTCTGATTATGATGCCTTGGACACTGAAATTTTTGTGGAGTCCTTTTCTTGAAATGTATCGTACGAAAAAATTCTTCGTATTGATTACAGAATTATTGAGTGGTGTATTGTTTGGAGTAGTAGCCTTTTCTTTGTTTTTCGATTACTTTTTCGCCATAAGTATCTCTACAATGGCAGTGATTGCCTTTAGTGGAGCAACGCACGATATTGCTTGTGATGGTGTATATATGGCTGAATTGAACAAAGAAGATCAGGCAAAATATATCGGAGTGCAGGGTGCTTTTTATAATGTAGCCAAATTGGTTGCTAATGGAGGATTAGTTGCTATGGCAGGAGCATTGGCAGAGCATTTCGGAGCAATAGAAGGTGCTTCGATAGATGCTAACAAAGGAGCGTATTCATCTGCATGGATGATTATTTTCGGCGTAATTGCGGCAATAATGGTACTGATCGGTATTTATCATATAAAAATGCTTCCTTCTACACAGATTCCGTCAACAACGAAGAAAACTGCATCGGAGGTTGGGCACGAATTGGTAGCAGTCATTGCTAACTTCTTTACTAAAAAGCATATTCTTTATTACATCTGTTTTATTATTTTATATCGTTTGGCAGAAGGCTTTATCATGAAAATAGCTCCGCTGTTTTTACGTGCGTCAAGGGATGTAGGCGGCTTAGGGCTGTCGTTGACAGAGATCGGCACGCTAAATGGTATCTTTGGTTCCGCTGCTTTCGTTTTAGGCTCATTGTTGGCAGGTATTTATGTCTCTAAGTTCGGATTGAAAAAGACACTATTTACTCTCTGCTGTATTTTTAATCTTCCGTTTGTAGCCTATACTTTTTTGGCAGTTGCACAGCCTACTAATGTATATCTGATCGGAACTTGTATAACAATGGAATATTTTGGTTATGGCTTTGGTTTTGTCGGACTGACGTTGTTTATGATGCAACAGATTGCTCCAGGCAAACATCAAATGTCACATTACGCATTTGCTTCAGGAATCATGAATCTGGGAGTGATGTTTCCGGGAATGGTTAGTGGTTATCTTAGTGACTTATTAGGATATCGTAATTTCTTTATCTATGTGTTAATTGCAACTATTCCAGCTTTTCTGATTACTTATTTCATACCTTTCACGTATGATGACTCAAAAAATAAATAA
- a CDS encoding GH92 family glycosyl hydrolase has product MKRIILTYTLAFSLLSAYAGEGGSPPLKNTDKSLLIDYVDPFIGTTNFGTTNPGAICPNGMMSVVPFNVMGSSENTYDKDARWWSTPYEYTNCFFTGYAHVNLSGVGCPELGSLLLMPTTGELNVDYKEYGSKYKDEQASPGYYSNYLTKYNVKTEVSATPRSGIARFTFPKGKSHILLNLGEGLTNESGAMLRRVSDCEVEGVKLLGTFCYNPQAVFPIYFVLRVKKNPSATGYWKKQRPMMGVEAEWDKDQGKYKLYTRYGKEIAGDDIGTYFSFDTEEGEQVEVQMGVSFVSVENARLNLDREQAGKDFEKIHAEARSKWNDDLSRITVEGGTDAQKTVFYTALYHLLIHPNILQDVNGEYPAMESDKILTTKGDRYTVFSLWDTYRNVHQLLTLVYPERQMEMVRTMLDMYREHGWLPKWELYGRETLTMEGDPSIPVIVDTWMKGLRDFDVDLAYEAMYKSATLPGAENLMRPDNDDYMSKGYVPLREQYDNSVSHALEYYIADFALSRFADALGKKKDAEMFYKRSLGYKHYYSKGFGTFRPILPDGTFYSPFNPRQGENFEPNPGFHEGNSWNYTFYVPHDVYGLAKLMGGKKPFIDKLQMVFDEGLYDPANEPDIAYAHLFSYFKGEEWRTQKETQRLLDKYFTTKPDGIPGNDDTGTMSSWAIFNMIGFYPDCPGLPEYTLTTPVFNKVTIRLDPKWYKENELVIETNRTQPGTLYIDKVLLDGKKFNKYHITHDELVHGKYLKFDLK; this is encoded by the coding sequence ATGAAACGTATTATATTAACTTACACACTTGCTTTTTCCCTTCTTTCCGCCTATGCGGGGGAAGGGGGGAGCCCTCCCCTTAAAAATACGGATAAAAGTCTTTTGATAGATTATGTGGATCCTTTTATCGGAACTACAAATTTCGGAACGACTAATCCCGGAGCGATTTGCCCCAATGGTATGATGTCTGTGGTTCCTTTCAATGTGATGGGATCTTCCGAAAACACATACGATAAAGATGCCCGATGGTGGTCTACGCCTTATGAATATACAAATTGTTTCTTTACCGGATATGCTCATGTGAATTTGAGTGGAGTCGGTTGTCCGGAATTAGGTTCTTTATTATTGATGCCTACTACCGGAGAACTGAATGTGGATTATAAAGAATATGGTAGTAAGTATAAGGATGAACAGGCCTCACCGGGCTATTATTCTAATTATCTGACTAAATATAATGTAAAAACAGAAGTTTCGGCTACTCCGCGTAGCGGTATTGCCCGATTTACTTTCCCGAAAGGGAAAAGCCATATCCTGCTGAATCTGGGGGAGGGATTAACGAATGAGAGTGGCGCTATGCTTCGTCGTGTAAGCGATTGTGAAGTGGAAGGAGTCAAACTACTTGGTACATTTTGTTATAATCCTCAAGCTGTATTCCCCATTTACTTTGTATTGCGGGTTAAGAAGAATCCTTCTGCAACAGGGTATTGGAAGAAACAACGTCCGATGATGGGTGTTGAGGCTGAATGGGATAAGGATCAGGGAAAGTATAAACTTTATACTCGTTACGGAAAAGAAATAGCAGGAGATGACATTGGTACTTATTTCTCCTTCGATACAGAAGAAGGTGAACAGGTAGAAGTGCAAATGGGAGTTTCTTTTGTAAGCGTAGAAAATGCCCGTTTGAATCTGGATCGTGAACAGGCTGGAAAGGATTTTGAGAAGATCCATGCGGAAGCACGTTCCAAATGGAATGATGACTTGTCACGCATAACAGTGGAAGGTGGTACAGATGCCCAAAAGACTGTGTTTTATACAGCGCTTTATCATTTGCTGATTCATCCTAATATTTTGCAGGATGTGAACGGAGAATATCCGGCCATGGAAAGTGATAAGATCCTGACAACCAAAGGTGATCGCTATACCGTATTTTCTCTTTGGGATACTTACCGTAATGTTCATCAATTGCTAACCTTGGTTTATCCGGAACGTCAGATGGAAATGGTACGTACAATGCTTGATATGTATCGTGAACATGGATGGTTGCCTAAGTGGGAATTATATGGCAGAGAAACATTGACAATGGAAGGTGATCCGAGTATTCCGGTAATTGTAGATACCTGGATGAAAGGTTTGCGTGACTTTGATGTTGATTTGGCTTATGAGGCAATGTACAAATCTGCTACATTACCGGGGGCAGAAAACTTGATGCGTCCTGATAATGATGATTATATGTCTAAAGGATATGTACCCCTTCGTGAACAGTATGACAATTCCGTCTCTCATGCATTGGAATATTATATTGCTGATTTTGCACTGTCTCGTTTTGCAGATGCTTTAGGTAAAAAGAAAGATGCGGAGATGTTCTATAAACGTTCTTTAGGATACAAACATTATTATAGTAAAGGATTTGGTACTTTCCGTCCGATTCTCCCCGATGGGACGTTTTATAGCCCGTTTAATCCGAGACAAGGAGAGAACTTTGAACCGAATCCCGGTTTTCATGAAGGTAATTCCTGGAATTATACGTTCTATGTACCACATGATGTATATGGCTTGGCGAAATTAATGGGTGGAAAGAAACCTTTTATCGATAAACTACAAATGGTTTTTGATGAAGGACTTTACGACCCGGCAAATGAACCGGATATTGCTTATGCTCATTTATTCTCATACTTTAAAGGTGAAGAATGGCGTACACAGAAAGAGACGCAGCGTTTATTAGATAAGTACTTTACAACAAAACCTGATGGTATTCCAGGAAATGATGATACGGGAACGATGTCTTCCTGGGCTATTTTCAATATGATCGGTTTTTATCCGGATTGTCCCGGACTGCCCGAATATACATTGACGACTCCGGTCTTTAATAAGGTAACGATCCGGTTAGATCCGAAATGGTATAAAGAGAACGAATTGGTGATTGAAACCAATCGTACTCAACCAGGAACTTTATATATTGATAAGGTACTATTGGATGGCAAGAAGTTCAATAAATATCATATCACACATGATGAACTTGTTCACGGCAAATATTTAAAGTTTGATTTGAAATAA
- a CDS encoding sugar phosphate isomerase/epimerase family protein → MRRNLFKHILWILILAECFPLLAIAGSQQKEQRYKIAVCDWMILKRQKIGSFQLVHELNGDGVELDMGGLGKREMFDNKLREPHFQQLFRETAQKYQLEVSSIAMSGFYGQSFLERANYKDLVQDCLHAMKVMNAKVAFLPLGGIKAGWEKIPALRTEVVKRLKEVGDMAASEGVVIGIETQLDAKGDVKLLKEINSPGIKIYFKFQNALENGRDLCKELKILGKKRICQIHCTDTDGVTLPYNERLDMNKVKKTLDKMGWIGWLVVERSRDKDDVRNVKKNYSTNIKYLKEVFQQR, encoded by the coding sequence ATGAGAAGAAATTTATTTAAACATATCCTTTGGATATTGATACTTGCAGAGTGTTTTCCTCTATTGGCAATTGCCGGATCGCAGCAAAAGGAACAACGTTATAAAATAGCCGTATGTGACTGGATGATTCTGAAACGTCAGAAAATCGGTTCATTCCAATTGGTACATGAATTGAATGGTGACGGTGTAGAATTGGATATGGGTGGTCTTGGCAAGAGGGAAATGTTTGATAATAAATTGCGTGAGCCCCATTTCCAGCAGTTATTTCGTGAAACTGCTCAAAAATATCAATTAGAAGTTTCTTCTATTGCTATGTCCGGTTTCTATGGACAGTCTTTTCTGGAGCGGGCTAACTATAAAGATTTAGTTCAGGATTGCCTTCATGCCATGAAAGTGATGAATGCCAAAGTAGCCTTTCTTCCTTTGGGAGGAATCAAAGCCGGATGGGAAAAGATTCCGGCACTACGGACAGAAGTTGTAAAACGCTTGAAGGAGGTAGGAGATATGGCAGCTTCTGAAGGAGTGGTGATTGGTATTGAAACTCAACTGGATGCAAAAGGAGATGTGAAACTACTGAAAGAAATTAATTCTCCCGGAATCAAGATCTATTTTAAATTTCAAAATGCATTGGAGAATGGAAGGGATTTGTGCAAGGAGCTGAAAATTCTGGGGAAAAAGAGGATTTGCCAGATTCACTGTACGGACACAGATGGAGTGACTTTACCTTATAATGAACGATTGGACATGAATAAGGTGAAAAAGACGCTGGATAAGATGGGATGGATTGGATGGCTGGTAGTAGAACGTTCGCGCGATAAGGATGACGTGCGGAACGTGAAAAAGAATTATAGTACGAATATTAAGTATTTGAAAGAGGTGTTTCAACAGAGATAG